The following coding sequences lie in one Mycoplasma tauri genomic window:
- the dnaA gene encoding chromosomal replication initiator protein DnaA, which produces MNFKSKDEKLITLQSYTDTFLDILRRELADPMLYKNFFANFVIREIFSDGKVIIGTTNYSANSQMVLRAFESSIQKSINETLDRECKISFVLLESAVKKKVKKERKDTAIENIELSNRDVDKDLNFDNYIECEFNKEVIKIAKYVANNGGNEYSPIFIYGKSGLGKTHLLYSICNALIEKGITVKYINANSFSRDISYFLQENDQRKLKQIRLQFDESDVVIFDDFQSYGIGNKKATIELIFTILDYRINHKKTTIIASDRAIHSLKNSFDQRLISRLQMGLQLQIENPKKSDLLRILNYMIDLKEMTPELWEDDAKNFIITNYANNIRSLIGAINRLRFYNTEIIKTNSRYTLAIVNSILKDIQQIKEEITPDNIIEHVAKYYKITKSDILGKSRQKDTVLARHIAMWIIRNQLNISLETIGKMFGNRDHSTIINAMKKISKETEQPDKAFRRTISQINDEIFKDI; this is translated from the coding sequence ATGAATTTTAAAAGCAAAGATGAAAAATTAATAACCTTGCAATCTTATACTGATACATTTTTGGATATTTTGCGAAGAGAATTAGCTGATCCGATGCTTTATAAAAACTTTTTTGCTAATTTTGTTATTCGTGAAATATTTTCAGATGGAAAAGTTATTATTGGGACAACTAATTATTCTGCTAACTCACAAATGGTACTAAGAGCTTTTGAATCAAGTATTCAGAAATCAATTAATGAAACTTTAGATCGTGAATGCAAAATCAGTTTTGTTTTACTAGAATCAGCTGTCAAAAAGAAAGTCAAAAAAGAAAGAAAAGATACTGCTATTGAAAACATTGAATTATCAAATAGAGATGTTGACAAAGATTTAAATTTTGACAATTACATAGAATGTGAGTTTAACAAAGAAGTTATAAAAATAGCTAAATATGTAGCTAATAATGGTGGAAATGAATATAGTCCTATATTTATTTATGGCAAATCAGGATTAGGCAAAACTCACTTGTTATACTCAATTTGTAATGCTTTAATTGAAAAAGGCATCACAGTAAAATACATAAATGCAAATTCGTTTTCTCGTGATATTTCTTATTTTCTTCAAGAAAATGATCAGCGTAAACTAAAACAAATTAGGCTTCAATTTGATGAATCTGATGTCGTTATTTTTGATGATTTTCAAAGTTATGGAATTGGAAATAAAAAAGCTACAATTGAACTTATTTTTACAATTTTAGACTATCGTATAAATCATAAGAAAACTACTATAATTGCATCAGATCGGGCAATTCATTCTCTTAAAAATTCATTTGATCAAAGATTAATTAGTAGACTTCAAATGGGTTTGCAACTTCAAATTGAAAATCCTAAAAAAAGCGACCTTTTACGTATTTTAAATTACATGATAGATCTTAAAGAAATGACTCCTGAACTTTGAGAAGATGACGCAAAAAATTTCATAATTACAAATTATGCGAATAATATTAGAAGCTTAATAGGAGCAATAAATCGTCTACGTTTTTATAACACAGAAATAATAAAAACTAATTCACGATATACACTAGCTATTGTTAATTCGATTTTAAAAGATATTCAACAAATAAAAGAAGAAATTACACCAGATAATATTATTGAACACGTTGCTAAATATTACAAAATTACAAAATCAGATATTTTAGGAAAAAGCCGTCAAAAAGACACAGTCTTAGCTCGCCATATAGCAATGTGAATAATTAGAAATCAATTAAATATTTCTCTTGAAACAATTGGAAAAATGTTTGGAAATAGAGATCATAGTACAATAATAAACGCTATGAAAAAAATATCAAAAGAAACAGAACAACCCGATAAAGCATTTAGACGTACTATTTCTCAAATAAATGATGAAATATTCAAAGACATTTAA